One window of the Thermodesulfomicrobium sp. WS genome contains the following:
- a CDS encoding secondary thiamine-phosphate synthase enzyme YjbQ, translating into MRSYRKELWFHVPTRRAFINITQEVEVCLRESGIREGLALVNAMHITASVFINDDEAGLHHDYEAWLERLAPHEPVHQYRHNVGEDNADAHMKRQIMGREVVVAVTEGRLDLGPWEQIFYGEFDGRRKKRVLVKIIGE; encoded by the coding sequence ATGCGCAGCTACCGCAAAGAACTCTGGTTTCATGTGCCCACGCGCCGGGCGTTCATCAACATCACGCAGGAGGTGGAGGTCTGTCTGCGGGAAAGCGGTATTCGGGAAGGCCTCGCGTTGGTGAACGCCATGCACATCACGGCATCGGTCTTCATCAACGATGATGAAGCTGGGCTCCACCACGATTACGAAGCGTGGCTGGAGCGGCTCGCCCCCCATGAACCAGTGCACCAATACCGGCACAACGTGGGGGAAGACAATGCCGACGCCCACATGAAGCGCCAGATCATGGGGCGCGAGGTCGTGGTGGCGGTCACGGAAGGTCGGCTGGATTTGGGACCGTGGGAACAGATCTTTTACGGGGAATTCGACGGCCGCAGAAAAAAGCGTGTGCTGGTCAAAATCATCGGCGAGTGA
- the ilvD gene encoding dihydroxy-acid dehydratase, translating to MRRSSVMTSGLEKAPHRSLLYALGLTQEEMGRPLIGVVNSANEIVPGHMHLHTIAQAVKDGVRMAGGVPMEFPVIGVCDGLAMNHAGMRMSLPSRELIADSIEICAVALPFDGLVFIPNCDKVVPGMLMAMARLNIPSIMVSGGPMYAGRHGGAAVDLITVFEGVGKVRSGAMTEAELEELAQCACPGCGSCAGMFTANSMNCLCEALGVALPGNGTIPAATSARLRLAKEAGIRVMDLVRQEVRPRDIITEKSLKNAVTVDMALGCSTNTVLHLPAVFREAGLRLDLDFFDAISRVTPNLCRLSPAGSQHIEDLHEAGGIPAVMSELAGLGILDLSVPTVTGKTLGENLAGVRVLRTDVIRPAADPYSPEGGIAILRGSLAPDGAVVKQSAVAAEMLQREARARVFDGEEAAVTAILGGAIQPGDVVVIRYEGPKGGPGMREMLTPTSAISGMGLGESVALITDGRFSGGTRGAAIGHVSPEAAEAGPIALVQDGDTIGIDIPNRRLDLMVDEAELARRKAAWKPVQKEITSPVLRRYARLAASAAQGAVFD from the coding sequence ATGCGTCGCAGCTCGGTGATGACTTCTGGACTCGAAAAAGCGCCACATCGATCTCTTCTGTATGCTCTTGGACTCACCCAAGAAGAAATGGGGCGGCCGCTCATTGGTGTCGTCAATTCCGCCAATGAGATTGTTCCCGGGCATATGCATCTTCATACCATCGCGCAGGCAGTCAAAGACGGGGTACGTATGGCGGGTGGAGTTCCCATGGAATTTCCGGTCATCGGTGTCTGCGATGGGCTTGCCATGAACCACGCCGGCATGCGCATGAGCTTGCCCAGCCGGGAACTCATTGCCGATAGCATTGAAATCTGTGCCGTGGCGCTCCCGTTTGACGGGTTGGTGTTCATCCCCAATTGCGACAAAGTCGTTCCCGGCATGCTCATGGCCATGGCCCGCCTCAATATCCCAAGCATCATGGTCAGCGGTGGTCCCATGTATGCCGGACGCCATGGCGGCGCTGCGGTGGATCTCATCACGGTGTTCGAAGGCGTGGGCAAGGTGCGCTCCGGTGCCATGACCGAGGCCGAACTGGAAGAGCTCGCCCAATGCGCCTGCCCGGGCTGTGGTTCGTGCGCCGGCATGTTTACGGCCAATTCCATGAACTGCTTGTGCGAGGCCTTGGGGGTCGCCTTGCCGGGCAACGGGACCATCCCGGCTGCCACCAGCGCCCGGCTGCGCCTGGCCAAAGAGGCGGGTATACGGGTGATGGATCTGGTGCGCCAAGAGGTGCGGCCACGGGACATCATCACGGAAAAGAGCCTCAAAAACGCGGTCACTGTGGACATGGCCTTGGGGTGTTCCACCAATACCGTGCTCCACTTGCCTGCAGTGTTCCGGGAGGCAGGACTGCGCCTCGACCTCGATTTCTTCGATGCCATCAGCCGTGTCACCCCCAACTTGTGCCGCCTTTCTCCTGCAGGATCCCAGCACATCGAAGATCTGCACGAAGCAGGAGGCATCCCTGCGGTCATGAGCGAACTTGCCGGCCTCGGTATCCTCGATCTTTCCGTGCCCACGGTCACGGGAAAGACCCTGGGAGAAAATCTCGCTGGTGTCCGGGTGCTGCGTACCGATGTCATCCGGCCGGCTGCGGATCCGTATTCGCCTGAGGGCGGTATCGCCATTTTGCGCGGAAGCCTTGCCCCGGATGGGGCTGTGGTAAAGCAATCGGCCGTGGCTGCCGAGATGCTCCAGCGAGAGGCCCGCGCCCGGGTGTTCGACGGTGAGGAAGCCGCAGTGACGGCGATTTTGGGCGGCGCCATCCAGCCGGGGGACGTGGTGGTCATCCGCTACGAAGGCCCCAAAGGCGGCCCAGGCATGCGGGAGATGCTCACCCCCACTTCGGCCATCTCGGGTATGGGCCTTGGCGAGAGCGTGGCCCTCATTACCGACGGCCGTTTTAGCGGCGGCACCCGCGGGGCGGCCATCGGCCATGTGAGCCCGGAGGCAGCGGAGGCAGGGCCCATCGCCCTGGTGCAGGACGGCGATACCATTGGCATCGATATTCCCAACCGGCGTTTGGACCTGATGGTGGACGAAGCGGAACTTGCCCGGCGCAAAGCCGCCTGGAAACCGGTGCAAAAGGAAATTACTTCGCCGGTGCTGCGCCGCTATGCGCGGCTGGCGGCGTCCGCGGCCCAAGGGGCAGTGTTCGATTGA
- a CDS encoding ATP-binding cassette domain-containing protein, giving the protein MIDVAHLSFAFGAHMVLQDVSFTLGQGEFAFLMGPSGSGKTTLLRILHGALPLTRGRASVAGLELRKISSWNRHLLRRMVSVVFQDFKILPHRTVFDNVALPLFVRGTAQDIIQKRVAVVLRSLHLEEKIHVHCEELSGGEQQRVAVARAIVVKPKVLLADEPTGNLDRTLALRMMDVFRQFNRFGTTVLLATHNPEMVARVPEARVLNIQEGRIV; this is encoded by the coding sequence ATGATCGATGTTGCTCATCTCTCCTTTGCCTTTGGCGCCCATATGGTGCTCCAAGACGTTTCCTTTACCTTAGGACAAGGGGAATTTGCGTTTCTCATGGGGCCATCGGGATCTGGAAAAACGACGCTGCTGCGCATCCTTCATGGTGCCCTGCCGCTGACTCGGGGAAGGGCCTCGGTGGCAGGATTGGAACTCCGCAAAATATCCTCATGGAACCGACACCTTTTGCGCCGCATGGTCAGCGTCGTCTTCCAAGATTTCAAAATACTCCCTCATCGTACGGTCTTTGATAATGTTGCACTGCCTTTGTTTGTTCGGGGGACTGCACAAGATATCATCCAGAAGCGGGTGGCGGTGGTATTACGAAGCCTGCATCTGGAAGAGAAAATCCATGTGCACTGCGAAGAGCTTTCCGGCGGTGAGCAGCAACGGGTTGCCGTGGCGCGCGCCATTGTGGTCAAACCGAAAGTGCTTCTGGCCGATGAACCCACGGGGAATCTCGATCGTACCCTTGCTTTGCGCATGATGGATGTCTTTCGGCAATTCAATCGATTTGGAACAACAGTACTTCTGGCAACCCATAATCCGGAAATGGTTGCACGTGTCCCGGAAGCGCGCGTCCTGAATATTCAGGAGGGCCGAATCGTATGA
- a CDS encoding methyltransferase domain-containing protein produces MTTSWAIEQLMETLMASWPRRGRRLLVIGADPGIYCRFLWSCGFDVVLAAPSARIVAEARQSLGTTADIHLAQPDHLPWEEDAVDYALVLFAMTPKNRQAVITEAVRVAHSGVMLVFGDTLALARPFAPSLPQAGPWWVLRRLLRLAHPAGHLRSASVIPSLRLPWGAKPLLVPPGIGPCCGILHDFSPTPATTPLWAWRHGMEVS; encoded by the coding sequence ATGACGACTTCGTGGGCTATTGAGCAGCTGATGGAGACCTTGATGGCCTCCTGGCCACGCCGGGGGCGGCGTCTTCTGGTGATCGGCGCTGACCCCGGGATCTATTGCCGTTTTTTGTGGTCGTGCGGTTTTGATGTTGTCTTGGCGGCGCCCAGTGCGAGAATTGTGGCCGAAGCGCGGCAATCCCTGGGAACGACGGCGGATATCCATCTGGCGCAGCCAGACCATCTCCCCTGGGAGGAAGACGCCGTGGACTACGCCCTCGTGCTCTTTGCCATGACCCCGAAAAATCGTCAGGCCGTCATCACCGAGGCCGTTCGCGTGGCCCATAGCGGGGTAATGCTGGTCTTTGGGGATACTCTGGCCCTCGCGAGGCCCTTTGCCCCTTCCTTACCCCAGGCGGGACCCTGGTGGGTGCTGCGCCGGCTCCTCCGCTTGGCCCATCCAGCAGGACACCTGCGTTCGGCCTCGGTCATCCCTTCTCTGAGGCTTCCTTGGGGCGCAAAGCCCCTGCTGGTACCGCCGGGCATCGGGCCGTGCTGCGGCATCCTGCACGATTTTTCGCCCACACCCGCCACCACACCGCTGTGGGCGTGGCGGCATGGGATGGAAGTCTCGTAG